In Aphelocoma coerulescens isolate FSJ_1873_10779 chromosome 3, UR_Acoe_1.0, whole genome shotgun sequence, a single window of DNA contains:
- the CAPN2 gene encoding LOW QUALITY PROTEIN: calpain-2 catalytic subunit (The sequence of the model RefSeq protein was modified relative to this genomic sequence to represent the inferred CDS: substituted 1 base at 1 genomic stop codon), which translates to MAGMAAALAKERAAAAGAGRHDRAVPYLGQHFGALRQECLQEGRLFQDPSFPAGPAALGYRELGPRSHKTQGVVWRRPTELCSNPQFIAGGATRTDICQGALGDCWLLAAIASLTLNEEILARVVPKDQSFQDKYAGIFHFQFWQYGEWVDVVVDDRLPTKNGELLFVHSAEGSEFWSALLEKAYAKLNGSYESLSGGATTEGFEDFTGGIAEWFELQKPPPNLFKIIQKALQKGSLLGCSIDITSAAETEAVTSQKLVKGHAYSVTGAEEVNFRGTVQKLIRIRNPWGEVEWTGKWNDNCPNWSGVDPEVREXLTRRHEDGEFWMAFNDFLRHYSRLEICNLTPDTLASDRYKKWSLLKLDGNWRRGATAGGCRNYPNTFWTNPQYLIKLEEEDEDPDDPEGGCTFLIGLIQKHRRKQRKMGEDMHTIGFAIYEVPPEFSGQTNIHLSKNFFLTNKAREKSNTFINLREVLNRFKLPAGEYIIVPSTFEPNKNGDFCLRVFSEKNANSTVIDDEIEGNYDETEISEDDIEPSFKKLFGQLAGNDAEISAFELRSILNKILARRQDIKSDGFSIETCKIMVDLLDNDGSGKLGLKEFHTLWTKIQKYQKIYREIDVDRSGTMNSYEMRRALETAGFKLNCQLHQVIVARFADEQLVIDFDNFVRCLIRLETLFKMFRKLDTEKSGTIELNLVNWLCFTVI; encoded by the exons atggCGGGGATGGCGGCGGCGCTGGCGAAggagcgggcggcggcggcgggcgcggggcggcacGACCGCGCTGTGCCCTACCTGGGGCAGCACTTCGGGGCGCTGCGCCAGGAGTGCCTGCAGGAGGGGCGGCTCTTCCAGGACCCCTCCttccccgccggccccgccgccctcgGCTACCGGGAGCTGGGGCCGCGCTCGCACAAGACGCAGGGCGTCGTCTGGCGCAGACCCACG GAGCTGTGTTCCAACCCCCAGTTCATAGCCGGCGGAGCCACCCGCACGGACATCTGCCAAGGGGCCTTAG GGGACTGTTGGCTCTTGGCTGCCATTGCTTCTCTCACCCTGAATGAAGAAATTCTGGCCCGTGTTGTTCCCAAAGACCAGAGCTTCCAggataaatatgcaggaatTTTCCACTTCCAG TTCTGGCAGTATGGGGAGTGGGTGGACGTGGTGGTGGACGACAGGCTGCCCACCAAGAACGGGGAGCTGCTCTTCGTGCACTCGGCGGAGGGCAGCGAGTTCTGGAGCGCGCTGCTGGAGAAGGCCTACGCCAA GCTGAACGGATCGTATGAGTCCCTCTCTGGTGGTGCCACCACCGAAGGCTTCGAGGACTTCACCGGTGGCAttgcagaatggtttgagttgcaGAAGCCACCCCCCAACCTCTTCAAAATCATTCAGAAGGCACTCCAGAAGGGCTCTCTCCTTGGCTGCTCCATTGAT ATCACCAGTGCAGCAGAAACAGAGGCAGTCACCTCCCAGAAGCTGGTGAAGGGACACGCGTACTCGGTCACCGGGGCAGAGGAG GTGAACTTCCGAGGAACAGTGCAGAAGCTGATTAGAATCCGAAATCCCTGGGGGGAAGTGGAGTGGACTGGGAAATGGAATGACAA CTGCCCAAACTGGAGTGGTGTTGACCCTGAGGTGCGGGAGTGACTGACCAGGAGACACGAAGATGGGGAATTTTG GATGGCGTTCAACGACTTCCTGAGGCATTACTCCCGCCTGGAGATCTGCAACCTGACTCCAGACACCCTGGCAAGTGACAGGTACAAAAAGTGGAGCCTGCTGAAGCTGGATGGAAACTGGAGGCGAGGAGCCACTGCAGGGGGCTGCAGGAACTACCCAA ACACTTTCTGGACGAATCCACAGTATTTAATCAAGCTGGAGGAAGAGGACGAGGACCCCGATGATCCTGAGGGGGGCTGCACTTTCCTCATCGGGCTGATCCAGAAGCACCGTCGGAAGCAGCGCAAGATGGGGGAGGACATGCACACCATTGGCTTTGCCATTTATGAG GTGCCCCCAGAG TTTTCTGGACAGACAAATATTCATCTGAGCAAAAACTTCTTCCTGACCAACAAAGCCCGGGAAAAATCCAACACCTTCATCAACCTGCGGGAGGTGCTGAACCGGTTCAAGCTCCCTGCAGGAGAATACATCATCGTGCCCTCCACCTTCGAGCCCAACAAGAATGGGGACTTCTGCCTCAGAgtcttctctgaaaaaaatgcaaactccAC gGTGATAGATGATGAAATTGAGGGCAATTATGATGAG ACTGAGATCAGTGAAGATGACATCGAACCCagctttaaaaagctttttggGCAGCTAGCAGGAAAT GACGCAGAGATCTCCGCCTTCGAACTGCGCAGCATCTTGAATAAAATCCTGGCTAGAC GCCAAGATATTAAATCTGATGGCTTTAGTATTGAGACATGCAAAATAATGGTTGACCTGTTGGAT AATGATGGGAGCGGCAAACTGGGGCTGAAGGAGTTCCACACCCTCTGGACAAAGATTCAGAAGTACCAG AAAATTTACAGGGAAATTGATGTGGATCGATCAGGTACCATGAACTCGTATGAGATGAGGAGGGCACTGGAAACAGCAG GGTTCAAACTGAACTGCCAGCTACACCAGGTCATCGTGGCTCGTTTTGCTGATGAGCAGCTCGTCATTGACTTTGATAACTTCGTGCGGTGTTTGATTCGGCTCGAAACCCTGTTCA AAATGTTTAGAAAACTGGATACCGAGAAAAGTGGGACAATAGAATTGAACCTTGTTAAT TGGCTGTGTTTTACTGTCATTTGA